One window of Drosophila busckii strain San Diego stock center, stock number 13000-0081.31 chromosome 3L, ASM1175060v1, whole genome shotgun sequence genomic DNA carries:
- the LOC108600664 gene encoding uncharacterized protein YER152C, with product MSDMSAHNQEAKLKHLFDGGPLNVYQQEILNLGVGAPGTDLLEPCCEIFQQATTHCLSNEQKYNQSLIFQYGPSSGDYEARYEIAKYLSEKYDNAVHAKDLIITAGATQGLHFVLSTLIDFNGFIFVDEYTYMIALDAMQQFTSIQIVPLKLNEDGVDLEDLEQKARDRVFKSKNKDFWAMYYAIPTYHNPTGILFSPAVCRGIVQLARKYDFLVLCDDVYNILHYGEKPEFSRLMSYDDPTAAGYTGNVISNGSFSKIIGPGVRLGWLEVPGRLKPQLISSGIINSGGCFNNYTVGILRSLFQMQLVQPHIERLYKAYKERMMATISVLNSELPDGCSMQSPSGGYFIWIQLPAPVDVRELLQYSMEHENIYFIPGTRFAVEEGKGKQCFRLSIAFHSKAKLEDGVRRLCACIKSFIQSVNK from the exons atgtcTGATATGTCGGCACACAACCAGGAGGCCAAGCTAAAGCATCTTTTTGATGGAGGCCCTCTTAACGTTTATCAGCAAGAAATCTTAAATCTTGGCGTTGGTGCGCCAGGCACAGATTTATTAGAGCCCTGCTGTGAGATATTTCAACAAGCCACTACGCATTGCTTG AGTAATGAGCAGAAGTACAATCAATCGTTGATCTTTCAATATGGACCAAGTAGTGGTGATTACGAGGCACGCTATGAAATCGCCAAGTACCTTAGCGAAAAGTACGACAATGCTGTTCACGC caaagaCTTGATAATAACGGCGGGTGCAACGCAGGGTCTACACTTTGTGCTTTCTACGCTGATTGATTTCAATGGATTTATCTTTGTGGATGAGTATACCTATATGATTGCGTTGGATGCAATGCAGCAGTTTACAAGCATACAAATTGTCCCGCTTAAGCTTAATGAGGACGGAGTTGATCTTGAAGATTTGGAGCAGAAAGCCCGAGACCGTGtatttaaatctaaaaacaaagaCTTCTGGGCTATGTATTATGCTATACCTACTTATCATAATCCCACGGGTATACTGTTCTCGCCAGCTGTTTGTCGTGGTATTGTGCAGTTGGCCCGCAAATATGACTTTTTAGTCTTGTGCGATGATGTCTATAATATATTACACTATGGAGAGAAACCAGAGTTTTCACGTCTAATGTCCTACGATGATCCCACGGCTGCAGGATATACTGGCAATGTCATATCCAATGGTAGTTTTTCAAAGATTATTGGACCGGGCGTGCGTTTGGGTTGGCTGGAGGTTCCGGGGCGTCTTAAGCCACAGCTAATCAGCAGCGGCATAATTAACAGTGGGGGCTGCTTCAACAACTATACAGTAGGTATACTGAGGTCCTTATTTCAAATGCAGCTAGTTCAACCGCATATAGAACGTCTCTACAAGGCTTATAAGGAAAGGATGATGGCGACTATATCTGTATTGAACTCCGAGCTACCTGATGGCTGCAGCATGCAGTCGCCCAGCGGTGGTTACTTTATATGGATACAGTTGCCAGCGCCTGTGGATGTGCGTGAACTTCTCCAGTACAGCATGGAGCATGAGAATATCTATTTTATACCTGGAACACGCTTCGCTGTAGAGGAAGGC
- the LOC108600665 gene encoding biogenesis of lysosome-related organelles complex 1 subunit 2, with translation MEHEQPTTSAKAGQAADPDSPMHGPTLSTSTSSFEALAQRYDPNLSRMAINMFQKTEEYLQHELNAPLEDYKLLEEMNKATIAKYKDMRQIAENLNVSTNDLCDKFQQLAPLMQQIDEISDTVDKLEAAAYKLDAYSIALENRVKCVLQRKSSPHAGQ, from the coding sequence ATGGAACATGAGCAGCCCACTACAAGCGCTAAAGCTGGGCAGGCTGCAGATCCAGATTCACCCATGCACGGACCAACGCTTTCAACATCCACTTCGAGCTTCGAAGCCTTGGCACAAAGATATGATCCAAATCTGAGTCGAATGGCCATAAACATGTTCCAGAAAACAGAGGAGTATTTACAACATGAGCTGAATGCGCCTCTGGAGGACTATAAGCTATTGGAGGAGATGAATAAGGCAACCATTGCCAAATACAAAGACATGCGACAAATTGCTGAAAATCTAAATGTTTCCACAAACGATCTGTGCGACAAATTTCAGCAGCTAGCGCCTCTTATGCAGCAAATTGATGAAATATCTGACACGGTGGACAAACTAGAAGCTGCCGCTTATAAACTGGACGCATATAGTATAGCACTGGAAAATCGTGTCAAATGCGTGCTCCAACGAAAGTCAAGTCCTCACGCAGGACAATAG
- the LOC108600666 gene encoding immediate early response 3-interacting protein 1, protein MFTLWTLVEASLLCLNAVCILHEERFLAKFGWGRQANQQNFGPPTAKDQVLNLIRSIRTVAKIPLIFLNVIAIIFKLLLG, encoded by the exons ATGTTTACACTCTGGACATTAGTAGAGGCTTCCTTGCTGTGTTTAAATGCCGTTTGCATATTGCATGAGGAACGGTTTCTGGCCAAGT TCGGCTGGGGCAGACAAGCAAACCAACAGAACTTTGGACCACCCACAGCAAAGGATCAAGTGCTTAATCTCATACGATCCATACGCACAGTTGCCAAGA TTCCGCTTATATTCTTAAACGTTAtagcaattatatttaagcttttacttggttaa
- the LOC108598769 gene encoding LOW QUALITY PROTEIN: nurim homolog (The sequence of the model RefSeq protein was modified relative to this genomic sequence to represent the inferred CDS: deleted 2 bases in 1 codon) → MKENIRKMAPFLKFLVLLGSLATFIYTFYVVGNLTLFLSLPREISKAHTWIFNLLDNKSRLETAYGPIVWDALYIIGFIFQHSLQKSAIVKNLLRKWGLASAERTMYCLTSSLCLHYLLKNWLPATSIVLWQINVESPVIWWAFVITHILCWAVIFGGSIILDLPELLGIKQAYYSLHNYADPLAYKSPQLRTLYAHVRHPSFIGFTLILFVTNVMSLDRLVLAVLLTTYMYVAWSTDQRDVAYHQQQLQRKKHELKAQ, encoded by the exons ATGAAAGAAAACATTCGTAAAATGGCGCCATTTCTTAAGTTTCTTGTACTGCTTGGGTCGCTGGCAACATTTATCTATACATTTTATGTGGTTGGAAATTTAACACTATTTCTTTCACTACCGCGCGAAATATCTAAGGCTCATACCtggattttcaatttgctggaCAACAAGTCGCGTCTGGAGACTGCTTATGGACCAATTGTGTGGGATGCCCTCTACATAATTGGCTTCATATTTCAGCACAGCCTGCAGAAGTCAGCGATAGTAAAGAACCTATTGCGCAAATGGGGCTTAGCATCAGCGGAGCGCACCATGTACTGTCTGACGTCATCGCTCTGCTTACAT TACTTGCTGAAAAATTGGTTGCCTGCCACATCGATTGTGCTCTGGCAAATCAATGTGGAAAGCCCAGTGATCTGGTGGGCC TTTGTGATAACCCATATACTCTGTTGGGCTGTTATATTTGGAGGGTCCATTATCTTGGATCTCCCAGAATTGCTGGGCATTAAACAGGCCTACTACAGTCTGCATAACTATGCCGATCCACTAGCCTACAAGTCACCACAGCTGCGCACTCTTTATGCTCATGTGCGTCATCCATCGTTCATAGGTTTCACACTCATTCTTTTTGTGACGAATGTTATGAGCCTGGATCGGTTGGTGTTGGCCGTGCTTCTTactacatacatgtatgttgCCTGGTCCACCGATCAGCGCGATGTGGCCTAccatcagcaacagctgcaacgcAAAAAACACGAATTAAAGGCTCAGTAA
- the LOC108598768 gene encoding nudC domain-containing protein 3 isoform X2, with amino-acid sequence MQYSDFCAANYYHTKHSAEEKIGFAKGMRDKILYGAMQRYDPDCLIQTMTAESDIEVDGTQVPPAVEEIVVETIKERKPLASTQPANTKTKRIFETSDFKNGAVFEHHCWSQTLSDLELHLELPEDLKTAKQLNIEIKPQRIKVSSKAGPMQTILEGALSQRIRHNEVMWSIDDARLSISCDKAKEGWWERLFESDAEIDITKLDTGRYIDELPQDSQTAIEKLRVKQMAADKQQQTDNPTDPEQAKTFERLKKAWDAEGSPFKGQPFDPSMVRMS; translated from the exons ATGCAATATTCGGATTTTTGCGCCGCAA ATTATTATCACACCAAACATAGTGCAGAGGAAAAAATAGGATTTGCCAAGGGCATGCGTGATAAAATACTGTATGGCGCAATGCAACGTTATGACCCCGACTGTTTGATTCAAACCATGACAGCAGAAAGTGACATTGAAGTAGATGGAACTCAAGTGCCGCCTGCTGTTGAGGAAATCGTAGTAGAGACTATTAAAGAAAGAAAACCTCTAGCTTCAACACAGCCAGCGAATACAAAGACTAAACGCATATTTGAAACCAGTGATTTCAAGAATGGCGCTGTATTTGAACATCATTGCTGGTCCCAGACGTTGAGTGATTTGGAGTTGCATTTGGAGCTCCCAGAGGACTTGAAAACtgccaagcaattaaatattgaaataaaaccGCAGCGTATTAAagtaagcagcaaagcagggCCGATGCAGACGATATTGGAAGGTGCACTAAGCCAACGAATTAGACATAATGAAGTCATGTGGTCTATTGATGACGCCAGGCTTAGCATCAGTTGTG ATAAAGCAAAGGAGGGTTGGTGGGAGCGTTTGTTTGAGAGTGATGCTGAGATTGATATTACAAAACTAGACACCGGGCGTTATATAGATGAGCTACCGCAAGATTCACAGACAGCAATTGAAAAGCTAAGAGTAAAACAGATGGCAGCcgataaacagcagcaaaccgACAATCCAACAGATCCAGAGCAAGCCAAGACATTTGAACGATTAAAGAAGGCCTGGGATGCCGAAGGTTCGCCATTTAAAGGACAACCATTTGACCCGTCAATGGTGAGAATGAGTTAA
- the LOC108598768 gene encoding nudC domain-containing protein 3 isoform X1: MDYQRSDAMLMEILQERKTITGFLDAIFGFLRRNTDYYHTKHSAEEKIGFAKGMRDKILYGAMQRYDPDCLIQTMTAESDIEVDGTQVPPAVEEIVVETIKERKPLASTQPANTKTKRIFETSDFKNGAVFEHHCWSQTLSDLELHLELPEDLKTAKQLNIEIKPQRIKVSSKAGPMQTILEGALSQRIRHNEVMWSIDDARLSISCDKAKEGWWERLFESDAEIDITKLDTGRYIDELPQDSQTAIEKLRVKQMAADKQQQTDNPTDPEQAKTFERLKKAWDAEGSPFKGQPFDPSMVRMS, from the exons ATGGATTACCAACGTAGCGATGCCATGTTAATGGAAATATTGCAAGAGCGTAAAACAATTACAGGTTTTTTGGATGCAATATTCGGATTTTTGCGCCGCAA CACAGATTATTATCACACCAAACATAGTGCAGAGGAAAAAATAGGATTTGCCAAGGGCATGCGTGATAAAATACTGTATGGCGCAATGCAACGTTATGACCCCGACTGTTTGATTCAAACCATGACAGCAGAAAGTGACATTGAAGTAGATGGAACTCAAGTGCCGCCTGCTGTTGAGGAAATCGTAGTAGAGACTATTAAAGAAAGAAAACCTCTAGCTTCAACACAGCCAGCGAATACAAAGACTAAACGCATATTTGAAACCAGTGATTTCAAGAATGGCGCTGTATTTGAACATCATTGCTGGTCCCAGACGTTGAGTGATTTGGAGTTGCATTTGGAGCTCCCAGAGGACTTGAAAACtgccaagcaattaaatattgaaataaaaccGCAGCGTATTAAagtaagcagcaaagcagggCCGATGCAGACGATATTGGAAGGTGCACTAAGCCAACGAATTAGACATAATGAAGTCATGTGGTCTATTGATGACGCCAGGCTTAGCATCAGTTGTG ATAAAGCAAAGGAGGGTTGGTGGGAGCGTTTGTTTGAGAGTGATGCTGAGATTGATATTACAAAACTAGACACCGGGCGTTATATAGATGAGCTACCGCAAGATTCACAGACAGCAATTGAAAAGCTAAGAGTAAAACAGATGGCAGCcgataaacagcagcaaaccgACAATCCAACAGATCCAGAGCAAGCCAAGACATTTGAACGATTAAAGAAGGCCTGGGATGCCGAAGGTTCGCCATTTAAAGGACAACCATTTGACCCGTCAATGGTGAGAATGAGTTAA
- the LOC108598914 gene encoding uncharacterized protein LOC108598914 translates to MKSVSGLKNGKSNKKRKFEEHAPITTTEPTPPKQRMVVTPWTDTAEFKMVYNWLFDKDTTPVNLRKALSQLRIWSLRRGTLCPASVLATSVLIKAQLEDKQGNSNIQTTYASAFTRFFNFMSSIMQDYNMSSMYETARKLGLQSFIVDLRHLCAHGQELPPAVVLRHTAEHCTEWMRKFYWLPQREKMANLDAQNLQRKDKLKFERELSVLFELYDLALECQLEGAYKLKAINKLKSSMEFNKLRVYSSTKKAKTTMEMLNAVVNDLAAAIKRQPMEELLDIYMSSVLNMKYFLVAGLKHTEQEELLIEATQELFRLFAVQGYIENLFVAFVQLTENENVSNERRAGASYWGSKMLQTFVMLSRMKRMYQEELDMNPDFKPIDFSMLNKPVVSKLLRQLLIHSGVDQSLTLIFCETSKKPRSWVFDEEFLIQRQNNLNTYSATILKGLLPLMDSPLTAEQIENLTELCNIYEARSRKQSEEAPTITNIAQSATFGIWKLETDYDWSKCALGVLPEEISLV, encoded by the exons ATGAAAAGCGTGTCAGGTCTTAAAAatggcaaatcaaataaaaaaagaaaattcgaAGAGCATGCACCGATTACAACAACAGAGCCAACACCGCCCAAACAACGTATGGTGGTAACACCTTGGACTGACAC CGCCGAGTTTAAAATGGTATACAATTGGCTGTTTGACAAAGACACGACGCCAGTTAATTTACGAAAAGCGCTCAGTCAGCTGCGCATTTGGAGTCTGCGAAGAGGCACACTTTGTCCCGCCTCAGTATTAGCCACTAGTGTTTTGATTAAGGCACAACTGGAGGATAAGCAGGGCAATAGCAACATACAGACTACCTACGCGAGCGCCTTTACACGCTTTTTCAACTTTATGTCTTCAATCATGCAGGATTATAATATGAGCAGCATGTATGAAACGGCACGTAAGCTGGGTCTCCAGTCTTTTATAGTGGATCTGCGACATTTATGTGCGCATGGACAGGAGCTGCCCCCAGCAGTAGTGCTGCGACATACTGCCGAGCATTGTACGGAATGGATGCGTAAATTTTACTGGTTACCTCAACGCGAAAAAATGGCGAATTTGGATGCACAAAACCTACAGAGAAaagacaaattgaaatttgaaagaGAGCTCAGTGTGTTATTTGAACTTTATGACTTGGCGTTGGAGTGTCAGCTTGAAGGCGCATATAAACTGAAAGctattaataaactaaaatccAGTATGGAGTTTAACAAGCTAAGAGTTTATAGTTCTacgaaaaaagcaaaaaccacAATGGAAATGTTAAATGCCGTTGTTAACGATCTGGCTGCGGCTATCAAGCGACAGCCCATGGAAGAATTGctggatatatatatgtcaaGTGTGCtgaatatgaaatattttcttgttgctggTCTCAAACACACCGAACAGGAGGAACTACTTATTGAAGCCACACAAGAGCTCTTTCGTCTATTCGCCGTGCAAGGGTATATTGAAAAtctttttgttgcctttgtgcAGTTGACGGAGAATGAGAATGTAAGCAATGAAAGACGCGCTGGAGCTAGCTATTGGGGTagcaaaatgctgcaaacCTTTGTTATGCTGAGCCGAATGAAGCGAATGTATCAAGAGGAATTAGATATG AACCCCGACTTTAAACCAATTGACTTTTCAATGCTAAATAAACCAGTTGTATCAAAACTACTGCGTCAGTTGCTTATACACTCAGGCGTGGATCAGTCACTTACGCTAATCTTTTGTGAAACTTCAAAAAAACCACGATCCTGGGTATTTGATGAAGAGTTTTTAATACAGCGACAGAATAACTTAAATACATACTCGGCAACTATACTAAAGgg CTTACTGCCATTGATGGACTCACCATTAACAGCTGAGCAGATAGAAAATCTAACTGAACTATGCAACATCTATGAAGCTAGAAGCAGAAAACAATCAGAGGAAGCaccaacaattacaaatattgcACAGAGTGcaacatttggcatttggaAGTTAGAGACGG ATTATGACTGGTCTAAGTGTGCGCTTGGTGTGTTGCCTGAAGAAATAAGTCTGgtgtaa
- the LOC108600364 gene encoding uncharacterized protein LOC108600364 — translation MYDSHNNNNIADILNPDYIDGLPTKKMIVGSFLMFVIFSYLKLLYILVALYLALHYAH, via the coding sequence atgTATGACAgtcacaataacaacaacattgccgATATTTTGAACCCAGATTACATCGATGGACTGCCAACAAAGAAGATGATAGTTGGTTCCTTTCTTATGTTTGTGATATtctcatatttaaaattactatACATACTCGTGGCACTCTATTTGGCGCTGCATTACGCACACTGA
- the LOC108600359 gene encoding protein suppressor of underreplication translates to MYHFVAEQTPELRLARNVLVGSQTTQYLKSFQLEAVRFLYDRLSKQDFCIYNDESGLGKCASVVALLGAIGACKKTLIVTQNDDHLLAGWQFHLGVLTDLSVCLIKDIKDSTASPHSVYLAKWSVLRGLGDLRQLKFDYIIVDHRGHMLNNNFCTSMLLKRYERKINIVISSVDITSDIKLLYNVLRLGGRLEHQYNSFRSFERKFNLPDVKDVLSKRVDLEVYYKQRGIIGEYIKNFRLRRYRHQFEAYLPLVSVEQYTTNLSNWLGENNSNSTISGSTIASTTSTRSTGDTDEIFECLMSIKKEHEAAKLEQIDNISISDCSEEVVAMEPLVFEMSEPETEADAASKSSTEVVLVSSEDCDIVTPPITPPLLAALTKPEATIKPKTKCAKRVKNIEAQPRESSRSTRNCNVRLTRLNLAADTLKISARKTDKQVQNPQEPKDGKAKTQAITPKTEPRSNRGENIGRRETRSMQRLTRSAEATISNKYINTTMALDFEKTPKSSRKSRHPIKKTANKPESTEKMVKPNKIVTKKIEKENLESVPDATPQLLSASSFSSDSYMQCAQKLPENLSDMAPLPTPEFRVPSIPQSPLLLHTSTNLFNDSELIMLPSLEPPSDVVVINSSIDESQPQSQQSTKQLPSRRTRALKRKPKAKTSPIKQPSTSSFGLLLAEQRRSANKSPDIFSNCSDMSQMSLAQPLPSASPFEGFKIFGSEVKHLQQQHAQATPPKKKRERSCLDLLEQMFEPPNKKPSMNMVLPSLPSPKKKLPQRRFTLLDEDIFEITNNGEFGNRLRLNANGNVSPVHYQQTQQPQPQRNKITNYLISSGNTPEEAHSTRLQASPAQRKSPKALKSTQSTKLTRWFGSVTQSQSVPNTPIVPAEKQASARAARSGGATKRKRLDLNK, encoded by the exons ATGTATCACTTTGTGGCTGAGCAAACACCCGAACTACGACTCGCTAGAAATGTGCTCGTTGGCAGTCAGACAACACAGTACCTGAAGAGTTTTCAGCTAGAAGCGGTGCGTTTTCTCTACGACCGGCTGTCCAAACAAGACTTTTGCATATATAACGATGAGAGCGGCTTGGGAAAGTGTGCATCAGTTGTTGCGCTCCTAGGTGCAATTGGAGCATGTAAAAAGACACTCATTGTAACACAGAACGATGATcatttgctggctggctggcaatttCATCTGGGCGTGCTCACAgacttgtctgtctgtcttatAAAGGATATTAAGG ataGCACTGCATCGCCACATAGCGTTTATTTAGCCAAGTGGAGCGTGCTGCGCGGCTTAGGTGACTTAAGACAACTTAAGTTTGACTACATAATTGTGGATCATCGCGGACATATGCTAAATAATAACTTTTGCACTTCTATGTTGCTGAAACGTTATGAGCGTAAAATCAATATTGTGATCTCTAGCGTGGACATAACC tctgatataaaattattgtacaaCGTGCTGCGCTTAGGTGGTCGCCTGGAACATCAGTACAACAGTTTTCGTAGCTTTGagcgtaaatttaatttgccagaTGTTAAGGATGTGTTAAGCAAACGCGTCGATTTGGAGGTTTATTACAAGCAGCGTGGCATTATAGGCGAATATATCAA aaACTTTCGCCTGCGCCGCTATCGCCATCAATTTGAGGCATATTTACCGCTAGTCTCAGTTGAGCAGTATACAACTAATCTTAGCAATTGGCTGGGTGAgaacaacagtaacagcacTATTAGTGGCTCCACTATAGCATCTACGACATCAACGCGTTCCACGGGCGACACAGATGAAATTTTCGAGTGCTTAATGAGTATAAAAAAAGAGCACGAGGCAGCAAAGCTTGAGCAAATAGACAACATATCGATATCAGACTGCAGCGAAGAAGTGGTAGCCATGGAACCATTAGTGTTTGAAATGTCTGAGCCAGAAACTGAAGCAGATGCTGCATCTAAATCTAGCACAGAGGTAGTGCTTGTGTCCAGCGAAGATTGTGATATTGTTACGCCTCCCATAACACCGCCCTTGCTTGCAGCACTGACGAAACCTGAAGCAACaattaagccaaaaacaaaatgtgctaAGCGAGTGAAGAATATTGAGGCACAGCCGAGGGAATCTTCCAGAAGTACTCGTAATTGTAATGTAAGACTAACACGGCTAAATTTGGCAGCAGACACTTTGAAAATATCTGCAAGGAAAACAGATAAGCAAGTGCAGAATCCACAAGAGCCAAAGGATGGAAAAGCCAAGACGCAAGCGATTACGCCAAAAACCGAGCCTAGATCAAATCGTGGCGAAAATATTGGCCGCCGAGAGACTCGTAGCATGCAACGACTCACGCGATCAGCTGAAGCGAccattagcaacaaatatattaacacCACCATGGCCTTGGACTTTGAGAAGACACCAAAGTCCAGCAGAAAATCTAGGCATCCAATAAAGAAAACGGCAAACAAGCCAGAATCGACAGAGAAAATGGTGAAACCAAATAAAATAGTGACAAAAAAGATTGAAAAGGAAAATCTAGAAAGCGTACCTGATGCAACACCACAGCTATTAAGCGCAAGTTCGTTTTCCTCCGACTCGTATATGCAGTGTGCGCAAAAACTGCCAGAGAATCTGTCTGATATGGCGCCTTTGCCTACACCCGAGTTTCGAGTGCCAAGCATACCACAATCGCCACTGTTGCTGCACACCTCGACCAATTTATTCAATGATTCGGAGTTGATTATGCTGCCCAGCTTAGAGCCGCCGTCAGATGTGGTGGTTATCAATAGTTCGATCGATGAAAGCCAGCCGCAGTCACAGCAGTCTACAAAGCAATTGCCAAGTCGACGCACCAGAGCACTAAAAAGGAAACCCAAAGCCAAAACGTCGCCTATCAAGCAACCTAGCACCTCAAGCTTTGGGCTGTTACTTGCGGAGCAGCGTAGGTCAGCCAATAAATCGCCAGATATATTTAGCAACTGCTCGGACATGTCACAGATGTCGCTGGCTCAACCTTTGCCATCTGCCTCGCCCTTTGAgggctttaaaatttttgggAGCGAGGTCAagcatctgcagcagcaacatgcgcaaGCGACGCCTCCTAAAAAGAAACGGGAGCGCAGCTGTTTGGATCTTCTGGAGCAAATGTTTGAGCCGCCAAATAAAAAACCCAGCATGAATATGGTGCTGCCTAGTTTGCCTagtcccaaaaaaaaacttccgCAGCGACGCTTTACTTTGCTAGACGAGGACATCTTTGAGATTACCAACAATGGTGAATTTGGAAATCGCTTGCGTctcaatgccaatggcaatgttTCACCCGTGCACTAccagcaaacgcagcagccacaaccGCAGCGCAATAAGATAACCAACTATTTAATTAGCTCCGGCAACACACCCGAGGAAGCACATTCTACACGCCTGCAGGCCAGTCCAGCTCAACGTAAATCACCCAAAGCACTTAAGTCCACACAATCTACGAAGCTAACACGCTGGTTTGGCAGCGTTACACAATCACAAAGCGTACCAAACACGCCCATTGTGCCGGCAGAGAAGCAGGCAAGTGCACGTGCCGCACGCAGTGGTGGCGCTACTAAACGCAAACGTCTAGATCTCAATAAATGA
- the LOC108600362 gene encoding uncharacterized protein LOC108600362 translates to MGNRGMYGRRQWNIKKLSLLLATGLLLYVFVFSGGYQKYQIDGVIGNTKPETVWEYVADFNKMRMLNPTILSFKILDDQGHAHDWRYTVQYTERLAHWPHWLNTAKAKFVVTKTLPNVQPPAWAIQSSHETCFFGGMYCLRSLSEFKFSAMGSDTYAHEKIQYQCPPFLGRACRSELEFQRRAVMHNLTHIFKRN, encoded by the exons ATGGGCAACAGAGGCATGTATGGCCGGCGTCAATGGAATATCAAGAAACTATCGCTGCTGCTCGCCACAGGCCTCTTGTTGTACGTCTTTGTTTTCTCCGGCGGCTATCAGAAATATCAAATAGACGGTGTTATCGGGAATACTAAGCCGGAAACGGTGTGGGAATATGTGGCGGACTTTAACAAAATGCGCATGCTAAATCCTACcat ATTAAGTTTTAAGATACTTGATGATCAGGGCCACGCCCATGACTGGCGTTATACGGTGCAGTATACGGAGCGCTTAGCGCACTGGCCACACTGGCTCaacacagccaaagccaaatttGTAGTGACCAAGACGCTTCCGAATGTGCAGCCACCCGCGTGGGCTATACAGTCCAGTCATGAGACCTGCTTCTTTGGGGGCATGTACTGTCTGCGTTCGCTAAGTGAATTTAAGTTCAGCGCAATGGGCAGCGATACCTACGCACATGAAAAGATCCAATATCAATGCCCACCATTTCTGGGCAGAGCCTGCCGTTCGGAGCTCGAGTTTCAGCGTCGCGCTGTCATGCATAATCTAACGCATATTTTTAAACGTAATTAA